The following are encoded in a window of uncultured Pseudomonas sp. genomic DNA:
- a CDS encoding EF-hand domain-containing protein: protein MKQVLLAVAVLSAAVLMAGCAADASDKHGHKGGHPPSPERLINELDSNKDGVLSRGEVKGPLADQFAKIDVNHDGVLSLSELQRMPKPKGRP, encoded by the coding sequence ATGAAGCAGGTATTGCTAGCGGTTGCTGTATTGAGTGCTGCAGTGTTGATGGCGGGTTGCGCGGCTGATGCTTCGGATAAGCATGGCCACAAAGGCGGTCATCCTCCAAGCCCGGAGCGGCTGATCAACGAGCTAGATAGCAACAAAGACGGCGTTTTATCCCGGGGCGAAGTTAAAGGGCCGCTGGCGGATCAGTTTGCCAAGATCGATGTTAATCACGACGGTGTTCTCTCGCTTTCAGAGCTACAACGCATGCCGAAGCCAAAAGGTCGTCCATAG
- a CDS encoding GNAT family N-acetyltransferase, translating to MFTLAHLDTPPPESLKSQVLQMVVDYLSDISPVSLTPSNPLYQLYQYVIGYEVHLYLQAMDSDVAGSAQLVLALDDRDPSQVLGFALYLPAQDAPEACTLAYMAVQSSQRRRGIARAMLQHMVGRHPHAELACVASKVPTFEAMGFRVLAAQGPQVLMSTRAYRSDGLVAVQDLERIFHSKEVQQIHAYLLKQYGKKAMGDAEKQRDRLLDQMTQRALALLHQRRASGSVH from the coding sequence ATGTTCACCCTCGCCCACCTGGACACCCCGCCACCCGAATCACTGAAAAGCCAGGTGCTGCAAATGGTGGTGGACTACCTCAGTGACATCAGCCCGGTGTCGCTGACGCCCAGCAACCCGCTGTACCAGCTGTACCAATATGTGATTGGTTACGAGGTGCACCTGTACCTGCAGGCCATGGACAGCGACGTGGCGGGCAGCGCGCAGTTGGTGCTGGCGCTGGACGACCGCGACCCCTCCCAGGTGCTGGGTTTTGCCCTGTACCTGCCGGCCCAGGATGCCCCCGAGGCGTGCACCCTGGCCTATATGGCTGTGCAGAGCAGCCAGCGCCGGCGTGGCATTGCCCGGGCCATGCTGCAGCACATGGTCGGCCGTCACCCGCATGCCGAACTGGCCTGTGTGGCCAGTAAAGTGCCGACCTTCGAGGCCATGGGCTTTCGCGTGCTGGCGGCGCAGGGGCCGCAGGTATTGATGAGCACCCGTGCCTATCGCTCGGACGGCCTGGTTGCGGTGCAGGACCTAGAGCGGATTTTCCACTCCAAGGAAGTCCAGCAGATCCACGCTTACCTGCTCAAGCAGTACGGCAAAAAAGCCATGGGCGACGCGGAGAAACAACGCGACCGCCTGCTCGACCAGATGACCCAGCGCGCCCTGGCGCTGCTACACCAACGCCGCGCTTCGGGCTCCGTGCACTGA
- a CDS encoding haloalkane dehalogenase, whose amino-acid sequence MDVLRTPDSRFANLPGYAFEAHYLTVDDGEGGQLRVHYLDEGPADAPPVLLLHGEPSWSYLYRKMIPILVAAGHRVIAPDLVGFGRSDKPSKRSDYTYQRHVDWMQAVLDQLSLERITLVCQDWGGLIGLRLVAENPQRFDRVVAANTMLPTGDHNPGDAFKSWQDYSQKVPEFPAGAIISRATTSELPQAVIDAYDAPYPDESYKEGARQFPLLVPITPTDPASDKNRAAWAVLMKWDKPFLTAFSDSDPITAGGDKVMQKLIPGTQGQAHTTIVNGGHFLQEDQGEVLAEVVNRFIAANPLAAG is encoded by the coding sequence GGCCCACTACCTCACGGTCGATGACGGCGAAGGCGGCCAGTTGCGCGTGCATTATCTGGATGAAGGCCCGGCAGATGCGCCGCCGGTGTTACTCCTGCATGGCGAGCCGTCCTGGAGTTACCTGTACCGCAAAATGATCCCGATTCTGGTTGCCGCCGGCCACCGGGTGATCGCCCCTGATCTGGTTGGCTTCGGCCGATCCGACAAGCCGAGCAAGCGCAGCGACTACACCTACCAACGTCATGTCGACTGGATGCAGGCCGTGCTCGACCAGCTCAGCCTTGAGCGCATCACCCTAGTCTGCCAAGACTGGGGCGGTTTGATTGGCCTGCGCCTGGTGGCGGAAAATCCACAGCGTTTCGACCGCGTCGTCGCTGCCAACACCATGTTGCCCACTGGCGATCACAACCCCGGTGACGCCTTCAAAAGCTGGCAGGACTACTCACAGAAAGTCCCGGAGTTTCCGGCGGGGGCGATCATCAGCCGCGCCACCACCAGCGAACTGCCACAAGCGGTGATCGATGCCTACGACGCGCCTTATCCGGATGAGTCGTATAAAGAAGGCGCACGGCAATTCCCCCTGCTGGTGCCCATCACCCCCACGGACCCAGCCTCCGACAAAAACCGCGCCGCCTGGGCGGTGTTGATGAAGTGGGATAAGCCCTTCCTCACCGCCTTCAGTGACTCCGACCCGATCACCGCCGGGGGCGACAAAGTCATGCAGAAATTGATCCCCGGCACCCAGGGTCAAGCTCACACCACCATCGTCAATGGCGGGCACTTCTTGCAAGAAGACCAAGGCGAAGTGCTGGCTGAGGTGGTGAACCGCTTTATTGCCGCCAATCCACTCGCCGCAGGCTGA